Sequence from the Pseudomonas sp. LS.1a genome:
GACGCCCAGCTGGCAGACCTGAAGAAGTACGCCGTGTTCTCCAAGGCCACGCTGACCGATGAAAGCGCTGCCTGGGCACGCTTCGGCCTGCAAGGCGGCGATGCGGCGCTGCAGGCGCTGGGGCTCGATGTGCCTGCAGCAGCTGGCAGCACCGTGCGCCACGACGGGTTGATCGCCATTGCCGTGTCCGCTGGCCGCGTGGAGCTGTGGGTGCCTGCGGAGAACGCCGCCAGCATTTGCCAGGCGCTGGCCGCCGCATTGCCCGAAGGCAGCCTCAACGACTGGCTGCTGGGGCAGATTCGTGCCGGGATCGGCCAGGTCATGGGGCCGACCCGCGAGCTGTTCATCCCGCAGATGATCAACCTGCAGGCCGTGGACGGCGTCAGCTTCAAGAAAGGCTGCTACACCGGCCAGGAAATTGTTGCGCGCATGCAGTACCTGGGCAAGCTCAAGCGCCGCCAGTACCGCCTGGCACTGGACCAGCAGGCAATTCCGGCCCCGGGCGCCGAGATCTTCTCGCCCACCCATGGTTCGTCTGTCGGTGAAGTGGTCATGGCTGCCGGCAACGGCGCAGGCTGCGAACTGCTCGCGGTGCTCAGCGCCGAAGCGGTGGAAGACGACAACCTGCACCTGGGCAGCCTTGAAGGCCCGCGCCTGCAGGTGCTGACCCTGCCCTACGAACTGGACCGCGACCGGGAAATCCAACGCTGACCAGCCTGCCCCGCCGACGTGGCGGGGCCGCACCACCACTGCGGTAGACACGCCCATGAACAAGCTGGCCGAGATGGTTCAAGCACAGTTGCTCGATGCCATCGAAAAGGATGACCTGGTCCTGCCGACCCTGCCCGAGGTTGCCTTGAGCATCCGCGAGGCAGCGGAAGACAGCGAGATCAGCGTAGCGGCCCTGAGCAAGGTGATCGGTCGCGATGCGGCCCTTTCAGCGCGCCTGATCAAGGTCGTCAACAGCCCGCTGCTGCGCGCGGCGGTCGAGGTCACCGACCTGCACACCGCCATCACGCGGCTGGGCATCAACTACAGCTGCAACCTGGCCATTGGCCTGGTGATCGAGCAGATTTTCCATGCCCGCGCGCCGGCGGTTGAGCAAAAACTGCGCGACATCTGGGCCAACAGCCTGGATGTGGCGGGTATCAGCTACGAAATCTGCCGCCGGTACACGCAACTCAAGCCCGACCAGGCCACCCTCGGCGGGCTGGTCAACCAGATTGGCGCGCTGCCGGTGCTGATCTATGCCGAAGAGCACAACGAACTGCTGTCCGACCCGGTGTGCCTGCATTATGTGATCGAGCAGATCCAGCCGGTGCTGGGCGACAAGATCCTCAAGGCCTGGGAGTTTCCGGAGCAACTGGTCAATCTGCCGAGCCAGGTACAGGACCTGGACCGACAGACCGGCAAGATCGACTACATCGACATCGTGCAGATCGCCCGCTGCATCAGCCAGCCCGGGCGCCACCGGCCGCTGGCGGCACTACCGGCATACCGCCACCTGGGCTTGCCGTTTGGTACCGAGCTGGAAGTGGATGAACTGATCGAGGCGCGGAGCATGTTGCGCTGACCGGTGTCAGCCTGTGCCGGCCTCTTCGCGGGTATAGCGCAGCCTTCAGCAGCGGCGCGGTCCCTGTGGGAGCGGGTTTACCCGCGAAAGGGCCGGTACAGGCAACACATCAATCCGCGATAAAACTCACCCGCACCCGCAACCCGCCCTTCGCACCGTCATGCAGGCTCACCTGCGCCAGGTGCGCCCGGCAGATCTCGCCAACGATCGCCAGGCCAAGCCCACTGCCCTGCGCACTGCGCCGGTAGAAGCGCTCGAACACCCGCTCACGCTCGGCCTCGGGAATCCCCGGCCCGTCGTCCTCCACCTCCAGCACCGCCGGCGCCAGCACCCGCAAGATCACGTTGCCGCCCGCCGGCGTATGGGCCAGGGCATTGTCCACCAGGTTGCTCAACAGCTCGTTGAGCAGCGTCGGCTCACCCTTCAGCCACACCGGCGCCTCGGCCTCCAGGGCCAGCGCTACCCCGCGCTTGTGCGCCAGCGGTGCCATCGCCATGCCCAGCTCACGAGCCAACTGGCCCAGGTCCAGGCGCTGCGCGCCGCCTTCGGCAATCGCCCGGGCGCCGTTCTCGACCCGCGCCAGCGACAGCAACTGGTTGGCCAGGTGGGTCAGCCGATCAGTGCCCTGGGCGGCAGCCTCCAGCGTCTGCCGCCACTCCTGCGGCTCGGCCGAACGCAAGCCCAACTCGATCCGCGCCTTCAGCGCGGCCAGTGGTGTGCGCAACTCGTGGGCTGCATCGGCGATGAACTGCGCCTGGCGCTCGAACTGGCCGCGCAAACGCTCGGTGAAGTGGTTCAAAGCCCGCACCAGCGGGCTCAGCTCACGCTGCACCTGCACCACCGGCAAGGCCCGCAGGTCGTCCGGCTGGCGCTCTTCCACCGCGGTGCGCAGGCGCTCCAACGGCCGCAACGCGGCACTCACGGCAAACCACACCATCACCAGCGCGCCCAGCGCCAGCATGCCCAGGCGCAGCAGGGTGTCGGCCATCAAACCACGGGCCATGCGTATCCGCGCTTCCTCGGTTTCGGCCACACGGATTTCCGCCATGCCGTTCATGTTCGGCTCGCTCACTGGCTTCAGCAGGCTGACCACGCGCACGTCCTGGCCCAGATAGGTGGCGTTGTAGAACCGCGCCAACGCCGGGTAGTCGTCGGTACGTGGCGTGCCCGGCGGCGGCGCTGGCAGGTTCTCGTAACCGGAAATCAGCCGCTGCTGGATGTCCAGCACCTGGTAGTAGATGCGCCCGGCACTGTCGTAGGCGAAGGTGTCCAGGGCCACGTAGGGCACATCCGCGCTCAGCGAACCATCCCGCTGGGACAGGCCCGCGGCAATGGTCCGCGCCGAGGCCAGCAGGGTCCGGTCGTAGGCAGTGTCAGCAGCCTCGCGACCGTTCCAGTAGGCGCTCAGGCCGCTGGCCAGCATCAGCACCACCAGCAGCAAGGCCAGGTTGCCGAGCAAGCGCCCGCGCAGGCTGCCGTTGTCACGCATCGCGGTGCTCGAGCAGGTAGCCCAGGCCACGGAAGGTGACAATGGCCACCGGCTGGCCGTCGAGCTTCTTGCGCAGGCGGTGGATGTAGATTTCGATGGCGTCGGGGCTGGCCTCTTCATCCAGGCCGAACACCTGGGCGGCCAGTTGCTCCTTGCTCATCACCCGGCCCGGACGGGCGATCAGCGCTTCCAGTACGCTTTGCTCGCGTGAGGTCAGGGTCAGGTTGTCGCCACCCAGCGTGAAGCGCCGGGTGTCCAGGTCGTACACCAGCGGCCCGCAGCGTTGCTGGCGCTCGCCACCGAGCACGCTGCGGCGCAGCAGGGCCTTGACCCGTGCTTCCAGCTCGGTCAGCTCGAACGGTTTGGCCAGGTAGTCGTCGGCGCCCAGGTTAAGACCGTGGACCCGGTCCTTGACGTCGCTGCGTGCGGTCAGCATCAGCACCGGCAGGGTCTTGCCACGGCCACGCAAGCGCGCCAGCACCTCGAAGCCGTCCATGCGCGGCAAGCCGACATCCAGCACGGCCACGGCGTATTCCTCGCTGGCCAGGGCCAGGTCGGCGGCCACGCCGTCATGCAGCACATCAACGGTCAGGCCATGGCTCTTCAAGGCCTGGGCCACGCTTTCGGCCAGTTGCAGGTGGTCTTCGACCAGCAGCACACGCATCGGAATCTCCCTGCTCGGGTGGGACGGTGGCGCGGAGTGTACCGCTGTCGGCAGGCCTGTGAAGCCCCTGTCGACAAACCTTTCACGCTGAAAGGTTAGCGAAAGGTTGGTTACCTAGCATCGCACCACGGTCGCCCTTCGCGCCGAAAAAAGCACCAGCAAGGTGCAACGAATAAGAACAATAAACGGAGCCATCAGTGATGCTGTCATTGCAGCCGCAGGCGTTTGCGCCTACCCGTCCCTTTGCCGCACGCCCCTCCGCCATCGCCAGCGCCCTCGCGCTTGCCGGTGTCGCCCCGCTGAGCCAGGCCGCCTTCTTCGAAGACAGCACGGCCACCTTCGAAACCCGCAACATGTACTTCAACCGCGACTTCCGCGACGGCACCAGTGCGCAGCAATCCAAGCGCGACGAGTGGGCCCAGGGCTTCATGCTCAACTTCGAGTCTGGCTACACCGATGGCACCGTGGGCTTCGGCCTGGATGCGCTGGGCATGCTCGGCATCAAGCTCGACTCCAGCCCCGACCGCACCGACACCGGCCTGCTGCCGACCCACGATGACGGCAAGGCCGCCGACGAATACTCCAAGCTCGGCCTGACCGGCAAGGTGAAGGTGTCGCAGACCGAACTGAAGATCGGCACCCTGATCCCCGAACTGCCGACCCTGCAGCCCAACGACGGGCGCATCCTGCCGCAAACCTTCGAAGGTGGCCTGCTCACCTCGAAGGAGGTCAAGGGCCTGACCTTCACCGGCGGCCGACTGGACAAGGCCAAGGACCGCAACGACACCAACTGGGAAGACCTGGCCCTGAACAACAAGAACGGCCGTTTCGGTGGCTCGTTCAGCGCCGATAACCTGGACCTGGCCGGCCTCGACTACCAGTTCACCGATCGCATCACCGGCAGCTACCACTTTGCCCAGCTCGACGATATCTACCGCCAGCACTTCATCGGCATGGTCGCCACCCAGCCGTGGGGCCCGGGTACCTTCGGCGCCGACCTGCGCCTGGCCGTGAGTGACGACGCCGGCGCCGCCAAGGCCGGCAACATCGACAACACCACTGTCAACGGCATGCTCAGCTACGCCCTGGGCGGGCACAAGGTCAGCGCCGCCTGGCAGCAGCTGTCCGGCGACAGCGCCTTCCCGTACGTCGATGGTGCCGACCCGTACCTGGTCAACTTCGTCCAGATCAACGACTTCGCCGGCGCCGACGAGCGCTCCTGGCAAGCGCGCTACGACTACAACTTTGCCGCACTCGGCGTACCCGGCCTGACCTTCATGACCCGCTACATCAGCGGCGACAACGTCAGCCGCGCCGCCGGTGGCGAGGGCAAGGAGTGGGAGCGCAACACCGAACTGAAGTACGTGGTACAAAGCGGCCCGTTGAAGAACGTCGCCGTGCGCCTGCGCAACGCCACCTTCCGCTCCAACTTCGCCCGCGACGCGGACGAGGTACGGCTGCTGGTGAGCTACAGCGTGGCGCTGTGGTAACCCCATAGCGATAACTTGATAACAACAACGCTCACGGAGATTGACGATGACCTTTTCACTGCGCCGCCTCGTCCTCGCTACCGGCTGCCTGCTGCTGGCCGGCAACGCCCTCGCTGCCGAACCTAAACGCCCCGAATGCATTGCCCCCGCCTCGCCCGGTGGTGGCTTCGACCTGACCTGCAAGCTGGTACAAAGCGCCCTGGTGCAGGAGAAGATTCTCAGCAAGCCGATGCGCGTCACCTACATGCCCGGTGGTGTCGGCGCGGTGGCCTACAACGCCGTGGTCGCCCAGCGCCCGGCCGATGCCGGCACCCTGGTGGCCTGGTCCAGCGGCTCGTTGCTGAACCTGGCCCAGGGCAAGTTCGGCCGCTTCGACGAGAACGCCGTGAAATGGCTGGCCGCCGTCGGCACCAGCTACGGCGCCATCGCGGTGAAGAGCGACTCGCCCTACAAGACCCTCGACGACCTGGTCGCAGCGCTGAAAAAAGACCCGAGCAAGGTGGTGATCGGCTCTGGCGGCACCGTGGGTAGCCAGGACTGGATGCAGACGGCGCTGATCGCCAAGGCCGCCGGCATCAACCCGCGCGACCTGCGCTACGTGGCGCTGGAAGGCGGCGGCGAAATTGCCACGGCGTTGCTGGGCGGGCATATCCAGGTCGGCTCGACCGACATCTCCGACTCCATGCCACACATTCAGAGCGGCAACATGCGCATCCTCGCGGTGTTCTCGGAAAAGCGCCTGGACGAGCCCGAGATGAAAGACATCCCCACCGCCAAGGAACAGGGCTACGACATCGTCTGGCCAGTGGTGCGCGGCTTCTACCTGGGGCCAAAGGTGAGCGACGAGGATTACGCCTGGTGGAAGCAGTCGTTCGACAAGATGCTGGCCTCGGAAGACTTCGCCAAGCTGCGTGACCAGCGCGAGCTGTTCCCGTTCGCCATGACCGGCGAAGAGCTGGACGGCTATGTGAAGAAGCAAGTGGCTGACTACAAGGCGCTGGCCAGGGAATTTGGCCTGATCCAGTAACACTGGCCGGAGTCACCACAATCCCTGTGGGAGCGGCCTTGTGCCGCGATGGGCCGCACGGCGGCCCCTGTATCAGCCGATGCGATGCTTCAGACAGATCGCAGTGGCAGGTTTGCGGCCGCTTCGCGCCCGATCGCGACGCAAGGCCGCTCCCACAGGATTTGCATCTCGCTTGAGCGATCCCAACGAGGACTCTCTGATGATCCTGCAACGCATCTTCGCCCTGGCCCTGCTGGCGGTGTGCGCCGCCCTGGCCGTGATGGCCTGGCCTTACCAGGCGGCGTTTTCCTATGAACCGGTGGGCCCGCGCGCCTACCCGCTGTTGATGCTCGGCCTGATGGGCCTGGGCCTGCTGTACCTGGTGTTCCGCCCCACGCCCATCGTGCGCAAGGACGACGAGCCGGAACTGGACCGTGAAACCCTGACCAAGATCGCCGCCTGCGTCGGCCTGCTGATCGTTTTCGCCAGCACCTTCGAAGCCTTGGGCTTCATCCTCAGCGCCATCCTGGTCGGCGTGCCCATGGCCCGCCTGTACGGCGGCCGCTGGCTGCACAGCTTCATCGTGGTGGCGGGCATGAGCCTGTTCCTCTACTGGCTGTTCGACCGCGTCATGGACGTGCCCCTGCCCCTTGGCCTGCTGAGCGCACTGGAGAACTGACACATGGATACCTTGAGCTACCTGGGCCAGGGCTTCGGCGTCGCCCTGTCCCCCTACAACCTGGTCACCGCCCTGTCCGGCACGCTGATCGGTACCGTGGTCGGCCTGCTGCCGGGCCTGGGCCCGATCAACGGCGTGGCCCTGCTGATCCCCATCGCCTTCGCCCTCGGCCTGCCGCCGGAATCGGCGCTGATCCTGCTGGCGGCGGTGTACCTGGGCTGCGAGTACGGTGGGCGCATCAGTTCGATCCTGCTGAACATCCCCGGCGAAGCCTCGACGGTAATGACCACCCTCGACGGCTACCCGATGGCCCGCAATGGCCTGGCGGGCGTCGCGCTGTCGCTGTCGGCCTGGAGTTCGTTCATCGGTGCGCTGATTGCCACCTGCGGCATGGTGCTGTTCGCCCCGCTGCTGGCGAAATGGGCAATCGCCTTCGGCCCGGCTGAGTACTTCGTGCTGATGGTGTTCGCCATCGTCGCCCTTGGCGGCATGGCCGGCGACAAGCCGTTGAAAACCTTCATTGCCGCACTGATCGGCCTGTTCCTGTCGGCAGTCGGTATCGATGCCAACAGTGGCGT
This genomic interval carries:
- a CDS encoding OprD family porin, whose translation is MLSLQPQAFAPTRPFAARPSAIASALALAGVAPLSQAAFFEDSTATFETRNMYFNRDFRDGTSAQQSKRDEWAQGFMLNFESGYTDGTVGFGLDALGMLGIKLDSSPDRTDTGLLPTHDDGKAADEYSKLGLTGKVKVSQTELKIGTLIPELPTLQPNDGRILPQTFEGGLLTSKEVKGLTFTGGRLDKAKDRNDTNWEDLALNNKNGRFGGSFSADNLDLAGLDYQFTDRITGSYHFAQLDDIYRQHFIGMVATQPWGPGTFGADLRLAVSDDAGAAKAGNIDNTTVNGMLSYALGGHKVSAAWQQLSGDSAFPYVDGADPYLVNFVQINDFAGADERSWQARYDYNFAALGVPGLTFMTRYISGDNVSRAAGGEGKEWERNTELKYVVQSGPLKNVAVRLRNATFRSNFARDADEVRLLVSYSVALW
- a CDS encoding Bug family tripartite tricarboxylate transporter substrate binding protein; translated protein: MTFSLRRLVLATGCLLLAGNALAAEPKRPECIAPASPGGGFDLTCKLVQSALVQEKILSKPMRVTYMPGGVGAVAYNAVVAQRPADAGTLVAWSSGSLLNLAQGKFGRFDENAVKWLAAVGTSYGAIAVKSDSPYKTLDDLVAALKKDPSKVVIGSGGTVGSQDWMQTALIAKAAGINPRDLRYVALEGGGEIATALLGGHIQVGSTDISDSMPHIQSGNMRILAVFSEKRLDEPEMKDIPTAKEQGYDIVWPVVRGFYLGPKVSDEDYAWWKQSFDKMLASEDFAKLRDQRELFPFAMTGEELDGYVKKQVADYKALAREFGLIQ
- a CDS encoding tripartite tricarboxylate transporter TctB family protein, with translation MILQRIFALALLAVCAALAVMAWPYQAAFSYEPVGPRAYPLLMLGLMGLGLLYLVFRPTPIVRKDDEPELDRETLTKIAACVGLLIVFASTFEALGFILSAILVGVPMARLYGGRWLHSFIVVAGMSLFLYWLFDRVMDVPLPLGLLSALEN
- the ygfZ gene encoding CAF17-like 4Fe-4S cluster assembly/insertion protein YgfZ, with product MADSAFFCPLSHEGILAVRGSDAGKFLQGQLTCNINYLSQEHASLGARCMVKGRMQSSFRILPEGNGYLLAMASELLDAQLADLKKYAVFSKATLTDESAAWARFGLQGGDAALQALGLDVPAAAGSTVRHDGLIAIAVSAGRVELWVPAENAASICQALAAALPEGSLNDWLLGQIRAGIGQVMGPTRELFIPQMINLQAVDGVSFKKGCYTGQEIVARMQYLGKLKRRQYRLALDQQAIPAPGAEIFSPTHGSSVGEVVMAAGNGAGCELLAVLSAEAVEDDNLHLGSLEGPRLQVLTLPYELDRDREIQR
- a CDS encoding HDOD domain-containing protein — its product is MNKLAEMVQAQLLDAIEKDDLVLPTLPEVALSIREAAEDSEISVAALSKVIGRDAALSARLIKVVNSPLLRAAVEVTDLHTAITRLGINYSCNLAIGLVIEQIFHARAPAVEQKLRDIWANSLDVAGISYEICRRYTQLKPDQATLGGLVNQIGALPVLIYAEEHNELLSDPVCLHYVIEQIQPVLGDKILKAWEFPEQLVNLPSQVQDLDRQTGKIDYIDIVQIARCISQPGRHRPLAALPAYRHLGLPFGTELEVDELIEARSMLR
- a CDS encoding response regulator; translated protein: MRVLLVEDHLQLAESVAQALKSHGLTVDVLHDGVAADLALASEEYAVAVLDVGLPRMDGFEVLARLRGRGKTLPVLMLTARSDVKDRVHGLNLGADDYLAKPFELTELEARVKALLRRSVLGGERQQRCGPLVYDLDTRRFTLGGDNLTLTSREQSVLEALIARPGRVMSKEQLAAQVFGLDEEASPDAIEIYIHRLRKKLDGQPVAIVTFRGLGYLLEHRDA
- a CDS encoding sensor histidine kinase, whose protein sequence is MRDNGSLRGRLLGNLALLLVVLMLASGLSAYWNGREAADTAYDRTLLASARTIAAGLSQRDGSLSADVPYVALDTFAYDSAGRIYYQVLDIQQRLISGYENLPAPPPGTPRTDDYPALARFYNATYLGQDVRVVSLLKPVSEPNMNGMAEIRVAETEEARIRMARGLMADTLLRLGMLALGALVMVWFAVSAALRPLERLRTAVEERQPDDLRALPVVQVQRELSPLVRALNHFTERLRGQFERQAQFIADAAHELRTPLAALKARIELGLRSAEPQEWRQTLEAAAQGTDRLTHLANQLLSLARVENGARAIAEGGAQRLDLGQLARELGMAMAPLAHKRGVALALEAEAPVWLKGEPTLLNELLSNLVDNALAHTPAGGNVILRVLAPAVLEVEDDGPGIPEAERERVFERFYRRSAQGSGLGLAIVGEICRAHLAQVSLHDGAKGGLRVRVSFIAD